In the Pseudoliparis swirei isolate HS2019 ecotype Mariana Trench chromosome 19, NWPU_hadal_v1, whole genome shotgun sequence genome, one interval contains:
- the phykpl gene encoding 5-phosphohydroxy-L-lysine phospho-lyase isoform X1 — protein sequence MAQKLRKEETLEMRKRFIGQSCRLFYSDDPVKIVKARGQYLFDENGKRYLDCISNVHHVGHCHPSITAAAAAQMDLLNTNARFLHDNIVLYADRLAATLPEKLCVFYFVNSGSEANDLALRLAQQYTQHDDVIVLDHAYHGHLMSLIDISPYKFRKLAGQKEWVHVAPLPDTYRGIYREDHLNPGQAYADTVKDLIEEVHRKGRKISAFFAESLPSVGGQIILPQGYSTKVAEYVRSAGGVFVADEVQTGFGRVGSHFWAFQLQGEGFCPDIVTMGKPMGNGHPLACVATTVEIAEAFTANGVEYFNTFGGNPVSCAIGLAVLDVIENDDLRGNAIRVGAHLKDLLTKIQTRHQMIGEVRGVGLFVGLELVTDRERKTPATATAARVVKRLKEEDNICVSTDGPWESVVKFKPPMCFSMEDAELVVQCIDRILTGQLPRHISPQP from the exons ATGGCACAAAAACTCAGGAAAGAAGAAACTCTCGAAATGAGGAAGAGATTTATTGG GCAGTCATGTAGACTGTTTTATTCAGATGACCCTGTTAAAATAGTGAAAGCAAGAGGCCAATATCTATTTGATGAAAACGGCAAGCGCTATCTGGATTGCATCAGCAACGTTCATCATG TGGGCCACTGTCACCCCAGCATtactgcagctgcagcagcacaaaTGGACCTACTGAACACCAATGCACGATTCCTGCATGACAACATAGTCTTGTATGCAGACCGCCTGGCTGCCACCCTGCCTGAGAAACTGTGTGTGTTCTACTTTGTTAACTCAGG TTCAGAGGCCAATGATCTTGCCCTACGCCTGGCACAGCAGTACACCCagcatgatgatgtcattgtgctTGACCA TGCATACCATGGGCATCTAATGTCTCTCATCGACATTAGTCCATACAAGTTCCGGAAACTGGCAGGACAGAAAGAATGGGTTCATGtg GCCCCGTTACCAGACACTTACCGAGGCATTTACAGAGAGGATCACCTCAACCCTGGCCAAGCATACGCCGATACAGTAAAAGACCTAATCGAGGAGGTGCACAGGAAAGGTCGTAAG ATCTCTGCCTTCTTTGCTGAATCATTGCCAAGTGTTGGAGGACAAATCATTTTGCCCCAAGGATACTCAACGAAAGTTGCAGA ATACGTGCGCTCAGCTGGTGGAGTGTTTGTGGCAGACGAGGTGCAGACCGGCTTTGGCCGTGTGGGAAGTCATTTCTGGGCGTTCCAGCTGCAAGGGGAGGGTTTCTGTCCCGATATAGTGACCATGGGTAAACCAATGGGCAACGGGCACCCCCTGGCTTGTGTGGCAACCACTGTCGAAATAGCCGAAGCTTTCACAGCCAATGGAGTGGAGTACTTCAATACG TTTGGAGGGAATCCAGTGTCCTGCGCAATCGGCCTTGCAGTGCTCGATGTGATCGAGAATGACGATCTAAGAGGAAACGCCATAAGGGTGGGAGCACATCTTAAAGATTTGCTCACAAAGATACAAACACGGCATCAAATGATTGGCGAGGTCCG AGGTGTGGGACTGTTTGTGGGTCTCGAGCTGGTTACCGACAGGGAGCGCAAGACTCCAGCCACAGCAACAGCAGCACGTGTGGTGAAGAG GTTGAAAGAGGAGGATAACATCTGCGTCAGTACAGATGGCCCCTGGGAAAGTGTCGTGAAGTTTAAACCCCCTATGTGTTTCAGTATGGAGGACGCAGAGCTGGTGGTACAATGTATTGACCGCATCCTCACAGGTCAGTTGCCCAGACACATTAGCCCACAGCCATGA
- the phykpl gene encoding 5-phosphohydroxy-L-lysine phospho-lyase isoform X2 yields the protein MAQKLRKEETLEMRKRFIGQSCRLFYSDDPVKIVKARGQYLFDENGKRYLDCISNVHHVGHCHPSITAAAAAQMDLLNTNARFLHDNIVLYADRLAATLPEKLCVFYFVNSGSEANDLALRLAQQYTQHDDVIVLDHAYHGHLMSLIDISPYKFRKLAGQKEWVHVAPLPDTYRGIYREDHLNPGQAYADTVKDLIEEVHRKGRKISAFFAESLPSVGGQIILPQGYSTKVAEYVRSAGGVFVADEVQTGFGRVGSHFWAFQLQGEGFCPDIVTMGKPMGNGHPLACVATTVEIAEAFTANGVEYFNTFGGNPVSCAIGLAVLDVIENDDLRGNAIRVGAHLKDLLTKIQTRHQMIGEVRGVGLFVGLELVTDRERKTPATATAARVVKRLKEEDNICVSTDGPWESVVKFKPPMCFSMEDAELVVQCIDRILTDMEANDS from the exons ATGGCACAAAAACTCAGGAAAGAAGAAACTCTCGAAATGAGGAAGAGATTTATTGG GCAGTCATGTAGACTGTTTTATTCAGATGACCCTGTTAAAATAGTGAAAGCAAGAGGCCAATATCTATTTGATGAAAACGGCAAGCGCTATCTGGATTGCATCAGCAACGTTCATCATG TGGGCCACTGTCACCCCAGCATtactgcagctgcagcagcacaaaTGGACCTACTGAACACCAATGCACGATTCCTGCATGACAACATAGTCTTGTATGCAGACCGCCTGGCTGCCACCCTGCCTGAGAAACTGTGTGTGTTCTACTTTGTTAACTCAGG TTCAGAGGCCAATGATCTTGCCCTACGCCTGGCACAGCAGTACACCCagcatgatgatgtcattgtgctTGACCA TGCATACCATGGGCATCTAATGTCTCTCATCGACATTAGTCCATACAAGTTCCGGAAACTGGCAGGACAGAAAGAATGGGTTCATGtg GCCCCGTTACCAGACACTTACCGAGGCATTTACAGAGAGGATCACCTCAACCCTGGCCAAGCATACGCCGATACAGTAAAAGACCTAATCGAGGAGGTGCACAGGAAAGGTCGTAAG ATCTCTGCCTTCTTTGCTGAATCATTGCCAAGTGTTGGAGGACAAATCATTTTGCCCCAAGGATACTCAACGAAAGTTGCAGA ATACGTGCGCTCAGCTGGTGGAGTGTTTGTGGCAGACGAGGTGCAGACCGGCTTTGGCCGTGTGGGAAGTCATTTCTGGGCGTTCCAGCTGCAAGGGGAGGGTTTCTGTCCCGATATAGTGACCATGGGTAAACCAATGGGCAACGGGCACCCCCTGGCTTGTGTGGCAACCACTGTCGAAATAGCCGAAGCTTTCACAGCCAATGGAGTGGAGTACTTCAATACG TTTGGAGGGAATCCAGTGTCCTGCGCAATCGGCCTTGCAGTGCTCGATGTGATCGAGAATGACGATCTAAGAGGAAACGCCATAAGGGTGGGAGCACATCTTAAAGATTTGCTCACAAAGATACAAACACGGCATCAAATGATTGGCGAGGTCCG AGGTGTGGGACTGTTTGTGGGTCTCGAGCTGGTTACCGACAGGGAGCGCAAGACTCCAGCCACAGCAACAGCAGCACGTGTGGTGAAGAG GTTGAAAGAGGAGGATAACATCTGCGTCAGTACAGATGGCCCCTGGGAAAGTGTCGTGAAGTTTAAACCCCCTATGTGTTTCAGTATGGAGGACGCAGAGCTGGTGGTACAATGTATTGACCGCATCCTCACAG ACATGGAAGCCAATGACAGTTAA
- the phykpl gene encoding 5-phosphohydroxy-L-lysine phospho-lyase isoform X3 has translation MDLLNTNARFLHDNIVLYADRLAATLPEKLCVFYFVNSGSEANDLALRLAQQYTQHDDVIVLDHAYHGHLMSLIDISPYKFRKLAGQKEWVHVAPLPDTYRGIYREDHLNPGQAYADTVKDLIEEVHRKGRKISAFFAESLPSVGGQIILPQGYSTKVAEYVRSAGGVFVADEVQTGFGRVGSHFWAFQLQGEGFCPDIVTMGKPMGNGHPLACVATTVEIAEAFTANGVEYFNTFGGNPVSCAIGLAVLDVIENDDLRGNAIRVGAHLKDLLTKIQTRHQMIGEVRGVGLFVGLELVTDRERKTPATATAARVVKRLKEEDNICVSTDGPWESVVKFKPPMCFSMEDAELVVQCIDRILTGQLPRHISPQP, from the exons aTGGACCTACTGAACACCAATGCACGATTCCTGCATGACAACATAGTCTTGTATGCAGACCGCCTGGCTGCCACCCTGCCTGAGAAACTGTGTGTGTTCTACTTTGTTAACTCAGG TTCAGAGGCCAATGATCTTGCCCTACGCCTGGCACAGCAGTACACCCagcatgatgatgtcattgtgctTGACCA TGCATACCATGGGCATCTAATGTCTCTCATCGACATTAGTCCATACAAGTTCCGGAAACTGGCAGGACAGAAAGAATGGGTTCATGtg GCCCCGTTACCAGACACTTACCGAGGCATTTACAGAGAGGATCACCTCAACCCTGGCCAAGCATACGCCGATACAGTAAAAGACCTAATCGAGGAGGTGCACAGGAAAGGTCGTAAG ATCTCTGCCTTCTTTGCTGAATCATTGCCAAGTGTTGGAGGACAAATCATTTTGCCCCAAGGATACTCAACGAAAGTTGCAGA ATACGTGCGCTCAGCTGGTGGAGTGTTTGTGGCAGACGAGGTGCAGACCGGCTTTGGCCGTGTGGGAAGTCATTTCTGGGCGTTCCAGCTGCAAGGGGAGGGTTTCTGTCCCGATATAGTGACCATGGGTAAACCAATGGGCAACGGGCACCCCCTGGCTTGTGTGGCAACCACTGTCGAAATAGCCGAAGCTTTCACAGCCAATGGAGTGGAGTACTTCAATACG TTTGGAGGGAATCCAGTGTCCTGCGCAATCGGCCTTGCAGTGCTCGATGTGATCGAGAATGACGATCTAAGAGGAAACGCCATAAGGGTGGGAGCACATCTTAAAGATTTGCTCACAAAGATACAAACACGGCATCAAATGATTGGCGAGGTCCG AGGTGTGGGACTGTTTGTGGGTCTCGAGCTGGTTACCGACAGGGAGCGCAAGACTCCAGCCACAGCAACAGCAGCACGTGTGGTGAAGAG GTTGAAAGAGGAGGATAACATCTGCGTCAGTACAGATGGCCCCTGGGAAAGTGTCGTGAAGTTTAAACCCCCTATGTGTTTCAGTATGGAGGACGCAGAGCTGGTGGTACAATGTATTGACCGCATCCTCACAGGTCAGTTGCCCAGACACATTAGCCCACAGCCATGA
- the phykpl gene encoding 5-phosphohydroxy-L-lysine phospho-lyase isoform X4, giving the protein MQTAWLPPCLRNCVCSTLLTQEANDLALRLAQQYTQHDDVIVLDHAYHGHLMSLIDISPYKFRKLAGQKEWVHVAPLPDTYRGIYREDHLNPGQAYADTVKDLIEEVHRKGRKISAFFAESLPSVGGQIILPQGYSTKVAEYVRSAGGVFVADEVQTGFGRVGSHFWAFQLQGEGFCPDIVTMGKPMGNGHPLACVATTVEIAEAFTANGVEYFNTFGGNPVSCAIGLAVLDVIENDDLRGNAIRVGAHLKDLLTKIQTRHQMIGEVRGVGLFVGLELVTDRERKTPATATAARVVKRLKEEDNICVSTDGPWESVVKFKPPMCFSMEDAELVVQCIDRILTGQLPRHISPQP; this is encoded by the exons ATGCAGACCGCCTGGCTGCCACCCTGCCTGAGAAACTGTGTGTGTTCTACTTTGTTAACTCAGG AGGCCAATGATCTTGCCCTACGCCTGGCACAGCAGTACACCCagcatgatgatgtcattgtgctTGACCA TGCATACCATGGGCATCTAATGTCTCTCATCGACATTAGTCCATACAAGTTCCGGAAACTGGCAGGACAGAAAGAATGGGTTCATGtg GCCCCGTTACCAGACACTTACCGAGGCATTTACAGAGAGGATCACCTCAACCCTGGCCAAGCATACGCCGATACAGTAAAAGACCTAATCGAGGAGGTGCACAGGAAAGGTCGTAAG ATCTCTGCCTTCTTTGCTGAATCATTGCCAAGTGTTGGAGGACAAATCATTTTGCCCCAAGGATACTCAACGAAAGTTGCAGA ATACGTGCGCTCAGCTGGTGGAGTGTTTGTGGCAGACGAGGTGCAGACCGGCTTTGGCCGTGTGGGAAGTCATTTCTGGGCGTTCCAGCTGCAAGGGGAGGGTTTCTGTCCCGATATAGTGACCATGGGTAAACCAATGGGCAACGGGCACCCCCTGGCTTGTGTGGCAACCACTGTCGAAATAGCCGAAGCTTTCACAGCCAATGGAGTGGAGTACTTCAATACG TTTGGAGGGAATCCAGTGTCCTGCGCAATCGGCCTTGCAGTGCTCGATGTGATCGAGAATGACGATCTAAGAGGAAACGCCATAAGGGTGGGAGCACATCTTAAAGATTTGCTCACAAAGATACAAACACGGCATCAAATGATTGGCGAGGTCCG AGGTGTGGGACTGTTTGTGGGTCTCGAGCTGGTTACCGACAGGGAGCGCAAGACTCCAGCCACAGCAACAGCAGCACGTGTGGTGAAGAG GTTGAAAGAGGAGGATAACATCTGCGTCAGTACAGATGGCCCCTGGGAAAGTGTCGTGAAGTTTAAACCCCCTATGTGTTTCAGTATGGAGGACGCAGAGCTGGTGGTACAATGTATTGACCGCATCCTCACAGGTCAGTTGCCCAGACACATTAGCCCACAGCCATGA